A single region of the Lates calcarifer isolate ASB-BC8 linkage group LG16_LG22, TLL_Latcal_v3, whole genome shotgun sequence genome encodes:
- the pcgf5a gene encoding polycomb group RING finger protein 5-A isoform X1, with product MAATGRKHLVRDFNHFITCYLCRGYLIKPTTVTECLHTFCKSCIVQHFEDSNDCPKCGIQVHETNPLEMLRLDNTLEEIIFKLVPGLREKEEQQELEFWRKNQPKENGQAENLRCQRLGLPDVGGDGGDGDGDDGDGGGDDDYHRSDPQIAICLDCLRNTGQSGESTVTDLMKRFIRCSSRVTVGTIKKFLSLKLKLPSSYELDVLCNGEIMGRDHTLEFIYMTRWRLHGENTYPMVLEYRPRIDFG from the exons atgGCTGCTACCGGAAGGAAGCACTTGGTCAGAGACTTTAATCATTTCATTACCTGCTACCTATGTCGAGGCTACCTGATTAAACCGACCACGGTCACCGAGTGCCTGCACACCT TCTGTAAGAGCTGTATTGTGCAGCACTTTGAGGATAGTAATGATTGTCCTAAATGTGGCATTCAGGTCCATGAGACTAACCCACTGGAGATGCTCAG ATTGGACAACACCCTGGAGGAGATCATTTTCAAGCTGGTGCCTGGACTCAGAGAAA AAGAGGAACAGCAAGAACTTGAATTCTGGAGGAAGAACCAGCCGAAAGAAAATGGCCAAG CAGAAAACCTGAGATGTCAGAGGCTTGGGCTGCCCGATGTTGGAGGCGACGgcggtgatggtgatggtgacgatggtgatggtggtggcgATGACGACTACCACAGAAGTGATCCTCAAATAGCCATCTGTCTGGACTGCCTACGTAACACGGGACAGTCAGGGGAGAGCACTGTCaca GATTTGATGAAGAGGTTCATCCGCTGCTCCAGTAGAGTCACTGTGGGAACAATTAAGAAGTTTCTCAGTCTTAAACTAAAGCTGCCTAGCTCATATGAG CTGGATGTGCTGTGTAATGGAGAGATCATGGGCAGAGATCACACTCTGGAGTTCATCTACATGACCCGATGGAGGCTACATGGAGAGAAT ACATATCCCATGGTTCTTGAGTACCGGCCACGCATCGACTTTGGCTGA
- the pcgf5a gene encoding polycomb group RING finger protein 5-A isoform X2 produces the protein MAATGRKHLVRDFNHFITCYLCRGYLIKPTTVTECLHTFCKSCIVQHFEDSNDCPKCGIQVHETNPLEMLRLDNTLEEIIFKLVPGLREKEEQQELEFWRKNQPKENGQENLRCQRLGLPDVGGDGGDGDGDDGDGGGDDDYHRSDPQIAICLDCLRNTGQSGESTVTDLMKRFIRCSSRVTVGTIKKFLSLKLKLPSSYELDVLCNGEIMGRDHTLEFIYMTRWRLHGENTYPMVLEYRPRIDFG, from the exons atgGCTGCTACCGGAAGGAAGCACTTGGTCAGAGACTTTAATCATTTCATTACCTGCTACCTATGTCGAGGCTACCTGATTAAACCGACCACGGTCACCGAGTGCCTGCACACCT TCTGTAAGAGCTGTATTGTGCAGCACTTTGAGGATAGTAATGATTGTCCTAAATGTGGCATTCAGGTCCATGAGACTAACCCACTGGAGATGCTCAG ATTGGACAACACCCTGGAGGAGATCATTTTCAAGCTGGTGCCTGGACTCAGAGAAA AAGAGGAACAGCAAGAACTTGAATTCTGGAGGAAGAACCAGCCGAAAGAAAATGGCCAAG AAAACCTGAGATGTCAGAGGCTTGGGCTGCCCGATGTTGGAGGCGACGgcggtgatggtgatggtgacgatggtgatggtggtggcgATGACGACTACCACAGAAGTGATCCTCAAATAGCCATCTGTCTGGACTGCCTACGTAACACGGGACAGTCAGGGGAGAGCACTGTCaca GATTTGATGAAGAGGTTCATCCGCTGCTCCAGTAGAGTCACTGTGGGAACAATTAAGAAGTTTCTCAGTCTTAAACTAAAGCTGCCTAGCTCATATGAG CTGGATGTGCTGTGTAATGGAGAGATCATGGGCAGAGATCACACTCTGGAGTTCATCTACATGACCCGATGGAGGCTACATGGAGAGAAT ACATATCCCATGGTTCTTGAGTACCGGCCACGCATCGACTTTGGCTGA